CTTGCCTTTATAAGTCGCTCCCCGCACGGGGAGCGTGGATTGAAACCAAAACCCCACTTCCAGGGCGTGTCAAATCTGCCGTCGCTCCCCGCACGGGGAGCGTGGATTGAAACATCAGACACATAGTCACTAAGGGAAGCGATGACGGTCGCTCCCCGCACGGGGAGCGTGGATTGAAACTCCAACAAGCCAAATTGATCTGAGCAACACTCCGTCGCTCCCCGCACGGGGAGCGTGGATTGAAACTTGTCATAACCTACCCCCTTCGCATCGCAACCAAGTCGCTCCCCGCACGGGGAGCGTGGATTGAAACATTGTCACAATGAATCGGGGATCACGTACCGGGGTCGCTCCCCGCACGGGGAGCGTGGATTGAAACACCATCCCGTTTATAACAGACTATGGACGGATGGGTCGCTCCCCGCACGGGGAGCGTGGATTGAAACGACTCCAGCACCACGGTGGTCATGTCCCGCAGTGTCGCTCCCCGCACGGGGAGCGTGGATTGAAACTCCCCTAGTGGGAGAGGGTTGGGGTGAGGGTGAGTCGCTCCCCGCACGGGGAGCGTGGATTGAAACCTCCGTGGTTAGGCCGGGTAGTGATGGCCTTGGGCGTCGCTCCCCGCACGGGGAGCGTGGATTGAAACACGAGACGGTAGCAGGAACAACGGTGAATTACTGGTCGCTCCCCGCACGGGGAGCGTGGATTGAAACGGACATTTGTGGAAACGTGGGTAGAGCCTGTGCGTCGCTCCCCGCACGGGGAGCGTGGATTGAAACCGATGGGAATGATGCTGGTGGGTATGCTATGCGCGTCGCTCCCCGCACGGGGAGCGTGGATTGAAACTCCGCCTGTAGCTCCGCCTGTAGCTGCTGGATACGTCGCTCCCCGCACGGGGAGCGTGGATTGAAACGAAACAGAGTACGCTGACGTGATTGAGGACCCTAGTCGCTCCCCGCACGGGGAGCGTGGATTGAAACCCTAAGAATACCCCGGAGATCAACGCGATCTGGGGTCGCTCCCCGCACGGGGAGCGTGGATTGAAACATCTCCTCATGGTAAAACTCAGACTCAAAGTCGTGTCGCTCCCCGCACGGGGAGCGTGGATTGAAACAGGGATACACTCATACAAAGAAGGCGCTACAGCGTCGCTCCCCGCACGGGGAGCGTGGATTGAAACAACGAGGGATCGGCCGAACAACGGAAAAAGTTAGGTCGCTCCCCGCACGGGGAGCGTGGATTGAAACAACCCAGCCAATCGCCCTGGCAGTGGTAACCATAGTCGCTCCCCGCACGGGGAGCGTGGATTGAAACTCCAGCGCGTCCAGAAAATTAATGGTATCAACAGGTCGCTCCCCGCACGGGGAGCGTGGATTGAAACAGAAGATGGATACCTCTCAACCAGTGACAATAAACGTCGCTCCCCGCATGGGGAGCGTTGATTGAAACTTCGGAATTGTATTTATTTGCCTCACCTACGACGTCGCTCCCCGCAAGGGGAGCGTGGATTGAAACGGCCTATCACCAATCCCACGCAGGAAAGCGGCGGGTCGCTCCCCGCACGGGGAGCGTGGATTGAAACCTTCTGAGTGCCATGATCGATCAAGAACCGGATGTCGCTCCCCGCACGGGGGCGTAGATTGTGGAGCCCATCTGCTGTTCTACGGGTGTTCGATCTATTTTTATACCCAAGTAAAGCTTGCCGGAAAGAGTTGGACTTCCATAACGATTCAGGCTATCGTTTTGTCCCTAGGTTGGGTTAGGTCGTCAGGCTGTAACTCAACAATAATGGCGCTTTGGGTGTTGGGTTACGCTTTGCTAACCCAACCTACTGTAATTATGGTGTGACCGGAGACCAATCAACCGTTATGACCACTTTGCCGCTTTTGGCATAAAAAAAAGGCTGTAATGCATACAACTATAAAAAAGTCGGCTCCACGATTAAAACATCAGCCCAAAGGGGTTGAATTGCTGTATGAGGATGCTGATATCCTCGTAGTTAATAAGCCCAGCGGTCTTTTGACCATGGGTACCGAGCGAGACAAATCGCATACCGTGCAATCGGCCCTTAATGACTACGTCCGCAAGGGTTGCCATAAGTCACGAAACCGGGTGTATATCGTGCATCGGCTGGATCGTGACACCTCCGGAATTTTGCTGTTTGCTAAAAACGACAAAGCTAAGTTGTCGCTGCAGTCAGACTGGGAAAATACCACCAAAATCTATTTGGCCGTGGTGTTCGGCCATCTCACTATCCCCCAAGAAGGGACCATCAGCAGTTATTTGGTCGAGAATGCCGCCTTCTCGGTCTATTCCACCCCTGACCCGGCCAAGGGCAGGTTGTCGCATACGGCTTATACCCTCGTAAAAGAGTCGAAAGATTTTAGCCTGCTGCAGGTTCATCTGATCACTGGAAGAAAGCATCAAATCCGGGTACATTTCGCCGACAAGGGTCATCCTGTAGTCGGTGACCGAAAGTACGCCAAGGGCCACCCTTCACATTCTAAAATGGCGCTGCATGCTTACACGATTTCCTTCACCCATCCCGTGAGTGGAGCACGACTTCGTTTTGATGCGCAGATTCCCGGACTTTTTTCCCGGCTGGTTGGCAACTTCGAGTTGCCAGGCGTTTAGGATCCGTCACGAAAGACCTTGTGCCTGCTGGTCGTTCCTTTGTAGTTCCTTCATTACCACTCAAAGCTGATCGTATCGTCCAACGGGCTTACCTTGGCGATCCTCACCCGTACGGTGTCGCCGGGTTCGGGGCGGATAGCCTGGTTGGCGGGGAGATCCCCTTCGAAGAGATAGTCCTGCAACACCACTTGTACCTTATTGTTTCTAACATCTAATACCAAGGCGGGCAGATACTCGCCTTTTTTGTTCTCCAGGAACTTGAACAGCCAGTAGCGGTGGCGGAGCTGACGGACCAGATTGACCTTGGTCTGGGCGCTGGCGATCAGGCTTGAGAATTCGTTCATCTCCCGTTCGCTGAAGCGGGCGCCCTGGCCTGCCAGGATAGAGCTGATCTGGTGCTGGATGACCAGATCCAGAAATCGCCGGATGGGAGAGGTGGTGGTGGTGTATTGTTCGACGCCGACTCCGGCGTGACGTTTCGGAGTAGCGAGAAGCATACCTCTCGCCAGGAAACGACGTTGTTTGAAATTGATGTAGATGTCGTGCTCTGGTTGCTGGACCAGACGTTTACGCGGCGGCTCCTGGGTCCGGTAGAGGCCCGGTTCCTGGCGGTCAGCGAGGAAGCTTGCTGCCAGGGTGTTGGCAAGGACCATGAATTCAGAAACCAGGGTTCGCATGATGGTGTCAACATCCATTAGGCGAATGCCATCAACTCTGCCCTCGGTGAAGTGGAAGACTACATCGGGGATGGGAATGATCGTGGCGCCGGCAGAAATCCGTCGCTGTAAGAGTTTCTTGCTGAGATCAGCAAGGAGCGCCAGTTCCCGGTCTGAGTTGATTTGTGATTCTGCCTCATAATAGCTCAGTTGGCGCTTGACTCGGATCAGGCTGCGGACGATCCGGCTCTGTTTGATTTCACCGTCCCGGGACAGGGTAACCAGGAAGCTGAGCGCGGCCCGATCTTGATCCTTGATCAGGCTTAAAGCCCCTTCCGATAACTCCCTTGGCAGCATGGGGACGATGGCATCCGGGAAGTAGATGGAGGTTGCCCGCTGTTCTGCGTCTTTGAACAGGGGGGTGCCGGGCGCGACATGGCACGCCACGTCGCTGATGTGGATGCCGACCTCAAGCCCGTCCGTTGTTTCTCTGAGATGAAGTGCGTCGTCGAAATCTCGGGTTGACGCCCCGTCGATGGTGATGATCGGAAGCTCTCTTAGGTCAAGGCGTCCTGTGGTAGCCATGACTTGACTGGCATCGACGATGGTCTTGACCTGAGCCATGCTGGCTTCGGAAAATTCCACCGGCGGTTGATGGCGGAGCAGGGGGATATTTTCATTTGCCTGCCAGCGTCCGGCCTTGACCAGGAGATGGAAGGCGTCGTGGGGTCTGGTCAGCCCAGCCTCTTTGAGGAGTTCGCGGGCCATTTCCCAATGGGGCGTCTCTTTGTCGAAGAGGTAATGATCGCCAATGATGGTCAGGCAGTCTTGTTCTGGCCAGGCAGTGGGGATGCCGCCGGCCCAGAGGGTTTTTATCGCCTCGGCGCCGACCAGGAGCATGTTCTGGCGCTGGCGGGCTGTTTCCTGTTTGGTTAATAGTTGTTCAACCACTTCCGGCGTATGAACCTGGATTTGGTCGTCGCGGTATTTAAAGTAGATGGGGTCGGCAAAAACAGCTCGGATCATGGCTGAGATCTGGTCGTCGTTTGCGGTTCCGCCAAAGCAGAGGTCTGCAAGAAACTGAGGGGAGAAGGATAACTCTTTCTCTTCGATTGCCAACTGCCAGACATCCTGCAATGCTACCGGCAGTGTCATCTGCTGCCGGATTTTGGCAGTATCCTGCAGCTCTTTGATGATCAGGTCATGGGCGGCCTTGATGTTAAGGCCTTGCCGGGATTGATGGACCACTCTGGCTTGGGGCAGATTGACCTCTCGTCCGTTCTGGTTGAGGAGGCGGAGGCGTTGGTGGACGTCCTCCATGATTGCTGCGCAGATAAACTTGCCATGCTCGACATATTCGATAATTTTTCCCTGCATAGAACTCACGGTTGGTGTTTTAGATCAAAAAAGAAATGATGCGGCCAGGTTATAGGTTTTTGCAATGCCCTTTTGCCGATAACCTGCTATACAATGAGCTATTCAGCGTAATAGTCTGACGGGATTCAGGCTGAAGGATTACTTATTTAGAGACGTGGCTCTTAACTATTCTCAGCTAACTCTTCCGAAGGAAATGAACAAGAACTCATATTCAATGCCCTGTTCCCTTCGGCTCCGCTCAGGGAACAGGATAAAAAACCGTGGTACGGTTGCCAATAAAAAAGCTGGAAATAGTTTAGAGCTACGTTTAGAGATTAATTCCCCTGACATTCTCAGTCCTCTTTTTGTCTATTAGTCTCTAATCGACTTTCTGTAGTTACCGCGTAGCAAGAGAAGAAGTCTGTTAGATGCTAGGGCGTGAGGGGAAGGAAAAATCCGGATAACTCTATGGCGCTTGGGCATGTTCAGCCTATAATCAGGCTTATGGGGCAACTGACGTAAACGCGTTCAGGTTAATAGGCAATAGCCAAAGTTTTAGAGACTACCATGAATCAACAACAAAATGAACTGATAAAATCGGGAATGGTCGCCTTAGTCGGTCCTCCCAATGTTGGTAAATCCACCTTGCTCAATGCCTTGCTGGGGCAGAAGATCTCCATTGTCTCGCCTAAACCGCAGACTACCCGCAACCGGATTTTAGGAATTGTTAACGGACCTGGGTATCAGGTAGTCTTGGTGGACACCCCCGGCTTGCATAAGGGCACCATTCTCTTGAACGTGGAGATGTTGAAGGTTGCCATGGAGACCTTAAGCGAGGTGGATATTATCGTGTTCATGGTCGATGCCACCATGCCGCCGCCTCGGCCCGATAGCGATTTGACCGAGTGCCTGGCCGGTCGCACTACCCCTGTTATCTTGCTGATCAACAAGATCGATCTTATCGGGCGGGCAAAAATTCTGCCCTTGATTCAAGCCTATCAGTTTCTACACGACTTTGCCGCTATCATCCCTATTTCTGCTCTGCGTGGAGATGGGCCGGATCGGGTGCTCGACGAGCTTGTGGCCAGGCTGCCGGAAGGACCGCTCTATTTTCCTGACGATATCCCTACCGATGCCACGGTCCGCTCCATTGCCGCTGAGATGATTCGAGAGAAGGTTTTTCTGCTCACTGGCCAGGAAGTGCCTTATGGCGCCGCGGTTATGATTGATCGATTCCAGGAAGGGGAGAGTTTGATTACAATCGACGCCACCATCATCGTGGAGCGGGATTCCCAGAAGGGGATCGTGATCGGCAAGCATGGGGCTAAACTAAAAGAGATCGGCACCGCGGCCAGGCGGGATATCGAGGAGTTGACTGAGTGCAAGGTTATGCTCAAGTTGTTTGTCAAGGTGGTGAAAAATTGGACCAAAAACCCGAGTTTTCTAGCAGAAATCGGGTTCTGAACACGTGCTGATCGAGGCGTTGCGCTTCTCCATCATGTAATGGTAGCAAACGTCTGTTGAAGTGAATCAAAAAACGAGCTATAAACGTGTGGCTGGTTTTTAGGATAGGACGGTGAGGTTTTTTTATTGGTTCTATCCCTCCCATCCCCTACTTTTCTTAAGGAGTGCCAATGTCTGAGGTCAGAGTTCGATTTCCACCCAGCCCGACTGGGTATCTGCATATTGGCGGGGCCCGCACGGCCCTGTATAACTGGCTGTTCGCTAAAAAACACCACGGCAAGCTCATCCTGCGGATCGAGGACACCGATACCGAACGTTCTACTCAGGAGTCTATCGACGGGATCATCGAGGGTCTGGAGTGGTTGGGGATTGATTGGGATGAAGGTCCGTATTTTCAGACTGAATTTGCTGCCGAGCACGTCGAGCGGGCCCATCAGCTGATCGCCTCTGGTCATGCCTATAAGTGTTTTTGCAGTAAGGAAGAACTTGATCAGAAACGTGATGTGGCCCAGGCCTCCAAGCAGGAGTACGGCTATGACGGGACCTGTCGGCGTTTGAGCGCTGATGAGATTGCGGCTAGAGAGGCCAACGGGTTGCAGTATGTGGTGCGTTTCAAGGTGGCACGTGCCGAGGGCGGCGAGGTCAGCTTCGACGACAAGGTTCTTGGCCGGGTGGCCCGTTCGGTGAATGATATTGAGGATTTTGTCATTGTCCGTTCCAACGGCAAGCCGTTGTATCTCTTGTGCAACGTGGTCGATGATATCCGAGACCGGATCAGCCATGTTATCCGCGGGCAGGATCATTTGGGCAATACAGCCAAGCAGATTTTGATCTATCAGGCACTCGGCGCTCAGGTGCCTGAGTTCGCTCACATGCCGCTGACCCTTGACCTGAATAAGGCCAAGATCTCCAAACGCAGCCACGGTGAAATTGTCGCGGTGCAGTTCTATAAGCAACGTGGATTCCTGCCGTGGGCCTTGGCTAATTTTTTGATTCTCTTAGGTTGGTCCGGTGGTGATGATCAGGAGATCTTCTCTCGGGAAGAGTTGATTGAGGTCTTTACCTTGGAGCGGATCAATAAGTCCAATTCGATCTTTAATTATCGTAAGGACGATCCCAAATTTTTCACCGATCCCAAGGCGATCAGTATCAATGAGCATTATCTCCGCACCATGCCCATTGCCGAAATCGCCGCCTTGGTTGAGGCGGACTTCAAGGCCGAAGGACTGTGGGACGATTCCTATGCCGCCACTCGGCGCGACTGGTTTCTGTCGACCCTTGACTTGATCCGTGCCCGGTTTCATACGATTAAGGATTTTGCCGTGGGCGGGCGGGCCTATTTTGCCGATGATTTTGAATTCGAGGAGGCGGCAGTCAGAAAGAATGTCTTGAAGTTTCCTGAATTGAAAGAGTGGCTGCCTGCCTTGGCAAAACGTCTTGAGGCCTTGCCGGAGTTCAGTCTTGAGGCGGTGGAGGAACTCCTGCGGGCTATGGCCGAGGAGCTGGGCGTTAAGCCTGGTGTCTTGATCAATGGCGCGCGGGCCGTGGTTACCGGGCGGTTGGCCGGTCCGAGTATGTTCGAGGTGCTCATTGCAATTGGCAGGGAGCGGGTGATTGCCCGTCTCGCTAAGGCAGGCGAGTTGTTTGCCCGCTTTGGTGGTTGAAGAGCAGAGCTTCTTTGAGAGACGAGTGATGACGACGCCAGACCTTCACTGGGACGATCGATATTCTGTGGCTGTGCAATTGATTGACGAGCAGCATCAGAAACTCTTCGCTGATCTCAACACCTTGATCCATTTGCTTAATACACGCGTCGAGTTGAGTGAGGTTGAGTCGGTGGTCGACGACTTGATCGACTATGTTGGCTATCATTTTTCGACCGAGGAGAAGTTGCTGGCCAAGCATCCTCACTATGCTGCTCATCGTTTAAGGCATCAGGAGTTTACCGAGAAAGTGCGTAGTTTTGATCGGCAACTGCTGTTGGATAAGCCCGAACAAACAGCCATCAGCCTGTTTATTTTTCTTGGCGAGTGGTTACAGAATCATATTCAGACCGAAGACAGGCTCTATTTCGACTACCTGCATCGGCATAAATTACTGCCAACGGCAGAGTGAGATACAATTATGACGACCTCAGCCTCAGATTTCATCCGGACAAGGATTGCTGAAGACCTTAGTAATGGTAAAAACGATGGCCGCTTGGTAACTCGTTTCCCGCCTGAGCCCAACGGTTATCTTCATATCGGTCACGCCAAGTCGATCTGCTTAAATTTTGGGGTGGCAGGCGAGAATGCGGGTGGCGTTTGCCATATGCGCTTCGATGACACCAACCCCACCAAGGAAGAGGTGGAGTACGCCGACTCGATCATGCGCGACGTCCGTTGGCTCGGCTTTGATTGGGGTGATAAACTTTTCTACGCCTCTGATTATTTCGAGCAGTTTTATCAGTATGCGGTGCAGTTGATCACGATGGGCAAGGCCTATGTCTGCAGTCTGCCCGCCGAAGAGATCAGGGGCTATCGAGGCACCTTGACTGAGCCGGGCAAGGATAGTCCCTATCGCACGCGCAGTGTTGACGAGAACCTCGATCTCTTCGAGCGGATGCGGGCTGGTGAGTTTGCTGATGGCACTCATATCCTGCGGGCTAAGATCGATATGGCCTCCCCCAATCTCAATATGCGTGATCCTGCTGTGTACCGCATTCGTAAAACCGCTCATCATCGTACTGGTGATGCCTGGTGCATCTATCCGATGTATGATTTTGCCCACTGTCTCTCCGACGCGATAGAGAAGATCACCCACTCCCTCTGCACCCTGGAGTTTGAGGACCATCGGCCGCTCTATGACTGGTTCCTTGATACTTTGCAAACGCCTTACCATCCTCAGCAGATCGAATTTGCCCGTCTTAATCTCACTTTTACGGTGATGAGCAAGCGGAAGCTCCTGCAGCTTGTTACCGAGAAGTTGGTCAGCGGTTGGGACGACCCACGGATGCTCACTATCTCAGGAATTCGACGGCGTGGATATACCCCTGTGTCAATCCGTAAATTTTGCGAGATGATAGGGGTCAGTAAGAAGGATAGCCGTATCGATATGGGGGTGCTTGAAAACTGCGTGCGCGACGATTTGAACGAGAATGCCCCGCGGGCCATGGCGGTTCTGAATCCGGTAAAGGTGATCATTGACAATTACCCGGAGGACCATTTGGAACAGATGGTCACGGACAATCATCCCAAACGCCCTGAGATGGGAACGAGAACGGTGCCGTTCTGTAAGGAGATCTATATAGAGCAGAGTGATTTCCTTGAGGACCCGTGCCCGAAGTTTTTCCGTTTGGCGCCGGGACGGGAGGTGCGTTTGCGTTCCGCTTATCTGATTACCTGTCAGAGTGTGGACAAAGACCCTGTGACCGGTGAGATCGTGGCAGTCCATTGCACGTATGATCCGGCCAGTCGCGGTGGTTCGGCCCCGGATGGACGTAAGGTTAAGGGGACTCTGCACTGGGTTTCGGCCCGCCACGGGATCAGGGCCGAGGTCAGGCTGTATGATCGGCTGTTCTTTAAGGAGGACCCGGAGGAGGATAAGGCGATTGATTTTAAGACCAATCTTAATCCCGATTCCCTGACGGTCCTGGCCCATTGCGTTATCGAGCCTTCGCTGGCTACTGACTCTGTCGGCAAGCATTTTCAGTTTGAGCGGCAGGGCTATTTCTACGCTGATCCAGTCTCCTGTGCGGAGGGGAAACTGGTCTTCAACCGGACGGTTGGGCTCAGGGATACCTGGGGTAAGGCGCAAGGGGGGAAGTAATCCTTCATCTATATTAATTTCGGAACTACTCAGGTTAGCGGTTTACGGTTGATAGTTGACGGTGGGTGGTCCTGCCAAAGACTGGGCATGCAATAACACCATGCATCATCCGATGCTTCAGGAATAGCCATGACTCTTTTAACCGTAAACCGATAACTGATTACCGTTAACCTGAGCAGTTCTATCCAGAGAATATAAGTATGTGTCAAGGTTTAGCCTTGCCCTTTTACGGGCATTCTTTACAAAATCCCTCTCTGCCAGCCCTTTTCGTTAGTGGAAAATTTTACTCGTATGGAGAACTCGGTGAGTTGGCGGCCACCATGGCCGCCCTGCTTGCCGACCCCCGTCAGGGACAGGTTGCGCGGGTTGGGGTCTTGGCCAGTCGATCGCTTCCGGCCTTTGCCGGCATCCTTGCCGCGTGCTGGGCTGGCGTCACCTTTGTGCCGTTGAATCCTAAGTATCCTGAAGAGCGGCTGGCGACTATAATCAGGAATTCACAACTGAGCGCCATTGTCGTGGATGATGGAGGGTGCAAGGCTTTGACCGAGAAGGTGATGGCCTGCTGCCCTCCGCTATTCATCGGTCCCTGTATGGATGATCTGGCGCTTGGCGGCGTGGTGATTCAAGGTCGACAGACGCTGGCAAAGTATTCCCCGCTTCCCCCGGTGCAATTGCCCAGGGAGAAGATCGCCTATATCCTGTTCACCTCGGGAACTACTGGTGAACCGAAAGGGGTAATGGTGACCACGGCGAATGCGGCCCATTTTTTGACGATATCGCAGGAACGTTACCGGTTAATGGCCGATGATCGGGTATCCCAACAGTCGGAAATCACCTTTGATCATATCGCCTTTGATCTGTTTATGGCGTGGGGGGCTGGGGCGTCGGTCCATGTGGTGCCGGAAACCATGGTCATGGCGCCGGCGGAATTCATCAGAAAGCAGGAGTTGACGGTGTGGTTTGCCGTTCCTTCGGTGATCTCTTTCCTCAAAGGGATGAAACTGCTTAAACCAGGTATTTTTCCCACTTTACGGATATCGTTGTTTGCCGGAGAGCCATTGCCTAAGGAGTTGGCTGATGCCTGGCAGGAAGCTGCGCCAAACAGCAGGGTCGATAACCTGTATGGTCCCACGGAGGTGACAGTGGATTGCCTGTGGCAGTCGTACCAAGCGCCCTACGAAATAACACCGAACCGGGGTGTTGTCGCTATTGGCAGGCCTTATGCCGGAATGCATGCTGCCATTGTTGATTCCGGAAATAAGTTTCTCGGACCTGGAGAGATCGGGGAACTTGCTGTTTCCGGGCCCCAGGTATCGGCCGGCTATTGGAATAATCCGGAGTTGACCGCCTTGCGATTTCCCCGGTTACAGCATCCTGAGCTTGGTGAAACTATCTGGTATTTAACCGGCGATCTTTCGTATCAGGATGCGACCGGGATTTTTCACTATCTGGGCCGGGTTGACAATCAGGTCAAAGTGCTGGGGCAGCGGGTCGAGTTGGAGGATGTGGAGTTTCATCTTCGGGCTGTGTGCCAATCCGATTCAGTTGCGGTAGTTGCCTGGCCGGTGCTGCATGGGACTGCTCAAGGGTTGATTGCCTTTGTGACCGATAGCGCTCTGGATCAGAAGCTCGTCAAAGAGGGACTTCGGCATCGGCTATTATCGTATATGATCCCTCGGCGGATCGTTTGTCTTGCGCAACTCCCCTTAAATCTGAACGGAAAGGTCGACCGCAAGGCGCTGGTCGCCCTGCTTGAAGCGGAAAAGACACAGCATGGCTAGGTCCGTCGTTTTCAGGATCATCCCGCCTATTGACACCTATCCCTCCTGTGTTGATCTTGCCCAAAAAATCACGGGCAAGGTGTTGATGATCGTTGTTTTTTCTTTCGGGTTGTTCCTGCATACCAGCACGTGGTTTTATACTTCGTCCGTTATCGCGGTGATGACCTTCTTGCCGCAGTTCAGGCCCCTGCTTCTGGTTGTTGCCGCCTTCGGCGGGTTGCTGCGGGGCAGGTGGTTGCCGGATTTTGCTTATCTTACCAAGGGAGATTTTGTTCTTCCCGGTGGAGTGTTTTTTAAACCGTTGATTGTCTTAGCAGTACTGGTATTATTTGCGATCTATTATCGGGCGGTCAGGCAGGGGAAGGGGAGATGGCTCGGCCTGCGGCCGATCCGGAATCTGCTGGTGGGGTATGTTGTCCTGATTGTGCTTGTTGCACAACTTCCGTCTCCAAGCCCTCTGGCGGTTGTCCTGTGGGCCTTTGTTATCGTCTTCGGCAAGTATTTGTGGTTTTTTAATTATGCGCTGCTGGACCGAAACGCCAAGGATACTGCGCCGCTGGTGGTGCAGACCGGGCATTTTCTGCCATTTTGGGGTGGTTCGATTGCCCCTTTTCCCAAGGGCGCTGCCTATCTGCGTAAAATTGAGGCAAAAACTCCTGCCGAGCTTGCCGTCTGTCAGCTCAAGGGGATTAAGTTGTTGTATTGGGCCCTGGTCTTGACTGTCCTGCAACGACTGCTGGGGCAAGTTTTCTATGGAAGTCCCGGTGATTCCTATCTAGGGATCTCTTTTTCTCTGGTAATCCCATCCTTTTCCGCAGTACTTCATGGCAACCCGATCAATCCCTATCCGTGGCATCTGAACTGGTCCGCCCTGGTGGCCAGCTTTTTTATGAAGCTGGTGGGATTCTCCGTGTGGGGTCATGGGATCATCGCTTCGTGCCGGATGGCTGGCTACAACGCCCTTCGGAACACCTATAGTCCTTTGCGGTCCGTGACCATCGCTGAATTCTGGAACAGATATTACTATTATTTTAAAGAGTTGCTGGTTGAAAACTTTTTTTACCCCGCTTTTTTGCGGTACTGGAAAAAGACGCCTCGCCTGCGTTTATTTTTTGCGACCATGGCCGCGGCCGGATTTGGTAACGTTTTGTTTCATTTTCTTCGCGATATTGAGGTGATTATTGAACGAGGCCCATGGGATGCTTTTTTATCATTTCATGTCTATATGTTTTATGGGGTGATCTTGGGGACGGCCATCGGGCTTTCTCAGATCTTTGAGAACAAGAACAGGCAGGAGATGTCCTGGCTCAGGAAGAATATCATCAATCCATTCCTTGTCGTGGGCTTTTATTGTATATTGTCGATATTCGATGACCCGGACCGTTCCCTGACTATCTACGATAATTTTGCGTTTTTGTTACGTCTCTTTACTTTTTAACCGGACTGATTGCCATGCCTACGAAAGAAGCGTTACGGAATTTTTTGAAAGAACTGCTCGTTGAATATGGCGAGACATCCGAATTCACCGATGACGCTTCGTTGCTCATCAGCGGTATTCTAGATTCGCTGGCGGTGTTGCGGATAGTGGTGTTTTTAGAACAGGAGTTCGGTCTGGATCTGTCCGACCAGGGCTTTGATCAGAATGATTTTGATTCGGTGGCCAGTATCATGCGGATGATTGAGGAGCGCTGTAGTTGATGATAAATTAGGTAGGCCTTATGGAGTAAGGAACTGATCTTCCTAATCGTGGCTGATAGAACTTAACGAGCTGCCGAGTGCGTGAGGAGGAGGCATTATGGTGCGATGCGATAAGTTTTCGAGAAGGACCTTTGTTGGCGGGGTGCTCAGCGCCGCAGCTGTTGCAGGGATTGGTCCTCAGGTTGCCAATCCTTTGACGGACCTTGTTGTGCAGGCAGCTCAATGTCCGGTAATGCCCAGCAGACCTCTGGGGCAGACTGGATACGATGTTAGGATTTTTAGTCTGGGGGGGCAGGCGACACTCGAAAAGCAAGGAACAGAGGCCGAGTCTCTTGCCATTATCAGTCGGGCGCTCGATCTGGGGGTTAATTACATCGACACTGCTGCGGCCTATGGAAATGGGCAAAGTGAACGGCATTTTGGGGCTGTTCTTAAATCACGCCGCAAGCAGGTCTTCCTGGCCTCGAAAACCCACTCCAAGTCGTACGATGGGTCCATG
This genomic stretch from Desulfobulbaceae bacterium harbors:
- a CDS encoding RluA family pseudouridine synthase, producing MHTTIKKSAPRLKHQPKGVELLYEDADILVVNKPSGLLTMGTERDKSHTVQSALNDYVRKGCHKSRNRVYIVHRLDRDTSGILLFAKNDKAKLSLQSDWENTTKIYLAVVFGHLTIPQEGTISSYLVENAAFSVYSTPDPAKGRLSHTAYTLVKESKDFSLLQVHLITGRKHQIRVHFADKGHPVVGDRKYAKGHPSHSKMALHAYTISFTHPVSGARLRFDAQIPGLFSRLVGNFELPGV
- a CDS encoding RNB domain-containing ribonuclease, with protein sequence MQGKIIEYVEHGKFICAAIMEDVHQRLRLLNQNGREVNLPQARVVHQSRQGLNIKAAHDLIIKELQDTAKIRQQMTLPVALQDVWQLAIEEKELSFSPQFLADLCFGGTANDDQISAMIRAVFADPIYFKYRDDQIQVHTPEVVEQLLTKQETARQRQNMLLVGAEAIKTLWAGGIPTAWPEQDCLTIIGDHYLFDKETPHWEMARELLKEAGLTRPHDAFHLLVKAGRWQANENIPLLRHQPPVEFSEASMAQVKTIVDASQVMATTGRLDLRELPIITIDGASTRDFDDALHLRETTDGLEVGIHISDVACHVAPGTPLFKDAEQRATSIYFPDAIVPMLPRELSEGALSLIKDQDRAALSFLVTLSRDGEIKQSRIVRSLIRVKRQLSYYEAESQINSDRELALLADLSKKLLQRRISAGATIIPIPDVVFHFTEGRVDGIRLMDVDTIMRTLVSEFMVLANTLAASFLADRQEPGLYRTQEPPRKRLVQQPEHDIYINFKQRRFLARGMLLATPKRHAGVGVEQYTTTTSPIRRFLDLVIQHQISSILAGQGARFSEREMNEFSSLIASAQTKVNLVRQLRHRYWLFKFLENKKGEYLPALVLDVRNNKVQVVLQDYLFEGDLPANQAIRPEPGDTVRVRIAKVSPLDDTISFEW
- a CDS encoding GTPase Era; this translates as MNQQQNELIKSGMVALVGPPNVGKSTLLNALLGQKISIVSPKPQTTRNRILGIVNGPGYQVVLVDTPGLHKGTILLNVEMLKVAMETLSEVDIIVFMVDATMPPPRPDSDLTECLAGRTTPVILLINKIDLIGRAKILPLIQAYQFLHDFAAIIPISALRGDGPDRVLDELVARLPEGPLYFPDDIPTDATVRSIAAEMIREKVFLLTGQEVPYGAAVMIDRFQEGESLITIDATIIVERDSQKGIVIGKHGAKLKEIGTAARRDIEELTECKVMLKLFVKVVKNWTKNPSFLAEIGF
- a CDS encoding glutamate--tRNA ligase, which translates into the protein MSEVRVRFPPSPTGYLHIGGARTALYNWLFAKKHHGKLILRIEDTDTERSTQESIDGIIEGLEWLGIDWDEGPYFQTEFAAEHVERAHQLIASGHAYKCFCSKEELDQKRDVAQASKQEYGYDGTCRRLSADEIAAREANGLQYVVRFKVARAEGGEVSFDDKVLGRVARSVNDIEDFVIVRSNGKPLYLLCNVVDDIRDRISHVIRGQDHLGNTAKQILIYQALGAQVPEFAHMPLTLDLNKAKISKRSHGEIVAVQFYKQRGFLPWALANFLILLGWSGGDDQEIFSREELIEVFTLERINKSNSIFNYRKDDPKFFTDPKAISINEHYLRTMPIAEIAALVEADFKAEGLWDDSYAATRRDWFLSTLDLIRARFHTIKDFAVGGRAYFADDFEFEEAAVRKNVLKFPELKEWLPALAKRLEALPEFSLEAVEELLRAMAEELGVKPGVLINGARAVVTGRLAGPSMFEVLIAIGRERVIARLAKAGELFARFGG
- a CDS encoding bacteriohemerythrin, producing the protein MTTPDLHWDDRYSVAVQLIDEQHQKLFADLNTLIHLLNTRVELSEVESVVDDLIDYVGYHFSTEEKLLAKHPHYAAHRLRHQEFTEKVRSFDRQLLLDKPEQTAISLFIFLGEWLQNHIQTEDRLYFDYLHRHKLLPTAE